The following are encoded in a window of Arcobacter sp. F2176 genomic DNA:
- the lepB gene encoding signal peptidase I, translating to MLKKIYNWSSSWTGTIVIVLCIIFFVAQAFVIPSGSMKNTLLIGDMLFVKKFSYGIPTPRIPWLEVKILPEFHDNGHLITGDGPKRGDIVVFRYPNEETVHYVKRCVAVGEDIVALQDKILYLHPHEGNEYVKKNYPITQIAQFDGKLWVKNPYRKDHPGIHNDPSVIDNGFNPQQLFNMSPIKVPKNEYFMMGDNRDHSNDSRFWGTVKYKYIVGTPWFIYFSWDKNKEVRWDRVFRTVGSIEKDIEGKEIKINHEKGIY from the coding sequence ATGTTAAAAAAAATATATAACTGGTCTAGTTCTTGGACTGGTACAATTGTAATTGTTTTATGTATCATATTTTTTGTTGCACAAGCATTTGTAATCCCAAGTGGTAGTATGAAAAATACGCTTCTTATTGGTGATATGCTTTTTGTAAAAAAATTTTCATATGGTATTCCAACTCCAAGAATTCCTTGGTTAGAGGTAAAAATACTTCCAGAGTTTCATGATAATGGACATCTAATCACAGGTGATGGTCCCAAACGTGGAGATATTGTTGTATTTAGATATCCAAATGAAGAGACAGTTCATTATGTAAAAAGATGTGTTGCAGTTGGTGAAGATATCGTTGCACTACAAGATAAAATTTTATATTTACATCCACATGAAGGTAATGAATATGTTAAGAAAAATTATCCAATAACGCAAATTGCTCAATTTGATGGGAAGCTTTGGGTAAAAAATCCATATAGAAAAGATCATCCAGGAATTCATAATGATCCAAGTGTTATAGATAATGGATTTAATCCTCAACAACTATTTAACATGTCTCCAATAAAAGTTCCAAAAAATGAATATTTTATGATGGGTGATAATAGAGACCACTCAAATGACTCAAGATTTTGGGGAACTGTTAAATATAAATATATCGTAGGAACTCCTTGGTTTATCTATTTTTCTTGGGACAAAAACAAAGAAGTAAGATGGGATAGAGTTTTTAGAACAGTTGGAAGTATAGAAAAAGATATAGAAGGAAAAGAAATCAAAATCAATCACGAAAAAGGAATTTACTAA
- a CDS encoding 50S ribosomal protein L25/general stress protein Ctc, which yields MLEGIVRDSITKQNAKQLKRDGYILANIYGKGVENINAAFKRNDFIRFLKNKTTVAFDVKVGDTVCKVVVKEYQKAPITSELLHVDLMMALPGVKSNYLVPVTVNGTPKGLKNKGLFVFHKKRVAVKCAIENLPENFHIEIADLDTGDNVLVRNLTMPEGVTCYLDPRVPIVGVIKAK from the coding sequence ATGTTAGAGGGTATCGTAAGAGATAGTATAACTAAGCAAAATGCTAAGCAACTTAAAAGAGATGGTTACATTTTAGCTAATATCTATGGAAAAGGTGTTGAGAATATCAATGCTGCATTTAAAAGAAATGATTTCATTAGATTTTTGAAAAATAAAACAACTGTTGCATTTGATGTAAAAGTTGGTGACACTGTTTGTAAAGTAGTTGTAAAAGAGTACCAAAAAGCACCTATTACTTCTGAATTATTACATGTAGATTTAATGATGGCTTTACCAGGTGTAAAATCTAATTATTTAGTACCTGTAACTGTTAATGGAACTCCAAAAGGTTTAAAAAATAAAGGTCTATTTGTTTTCCATAAAAAAAGAGTTGCAGTAAAATGTGCAATTGAAAATTTACCAGAAAATTTCCACATCGAAATCGCTGATTTAGATACTGGTGATAACGTTTTAGTAAGAAACCTTACTATGCCAGAAGGTGTAACTTGTTATTTAGACCCAAGAGT
- the rpiB gene encoding ribose 5-phosphate isomerase B has translation MKYFIGADHAGIDIKAYVKELFEAKGHEVIDLGPNNKDRVDYPDFAAKVCKEVLANDGSKGILICGSGIGMSMAANKFDGIRAALCHNAYSAQMAREHNDANVICLGERVSGLGMVEAIIDAWDKATFQGGRHEGRVEKINKLFGSCRA, from the coding sequence ATGAAATATTTTATTGGTGCAGATCATGCTGGTATTGATATTAAAGCTTATGTAAAAGAGCTTTTTGAAGCAAAAGGTCATGAAGTAATTGACTTAGGCCCAAATAATAAAGATAGAGTTGATTATCCTGATTTCGCAGCTAAAGTTTGTAAAGAAGTTTTAGCAAATGATGGTTCAAAAGGAATATTAATCTGTGGTTCTGGTATTGGTATGAGTATGGCTGCTAATAAGTTTGATGGTATTAGAGCAGCCCTTTGTCATAATGCATACTCTGCACAAATGGCAAGAGAGCACAATGATGCTAATGTAATTTGCTTAGGGGAAAGAGTTTCAGGATTAGGAATGGTAGAAGCTATTATTGATGCTTGGGATAAGGCGACTTTCCAAGGTGGAAGACATGAAGGTAGAGTTGAAAAAATAAACAAGCTTTTTGGTAGCTGTAGAGCTTAA
- a CDS encoding DUF2156 domain-containing protein — protein MSTLTVSNYTLKHFDLNAKDEMTKYLKLINVDVSDYTFAGNYIWLSTATGFYAIVNDTFCLFILSSGELSMLLPPIGKKSKTYDAMLQCFEIMNAHNSNRNYSKIEYVHEELLEGFVDYLEEGTLVYEMLKDFIIEKKLVDYIYKVEDLIELKGDSYKSKRNEINKFKKIYPDHRIEILNKEKHGAAVLALFNKWVKDRTTYMPKEEVEVFMDGIYFERFAIKRLINDYDNLDIIGLVIYINDEIKGFTVGDQINEQTASVIIEKTDFEILGCAQFIFREFTKILKDKFNVDYINVGDDMGFENLKKVKMSYRPNKLVPKYTIYQR, from the coding sequence ATGTCAACTCTGACAGTAAGTAATTATACTTTAAAACACTTTGATTTAAATGCAAAAGATGAAATGACAAAATACTTAAAATTAATAAATGTAGATGTTAGTGATTATACTTTTGCAGGTAATTATATCTGGTTATCAACTGCAACTGGATTTTATGCAATTGTAAATGATACCTTTTGTTTGTTTATTTTAAGTTCTGGTGAGTTATCTATGCTTTTACCTCCAATTGGTAAAAAAAGTAAGACTTATGATGCAATGTTACAATGTTTTGAAATAATGAATGCTCACAATAGTAATAGAAATTATTCTAAAATTGAGTATGTACATGAAGAATTATTAGAAGGCTTTGTTGATTATTTGGAAGAGGGTACTTTAGTATATGAGATGCTAAAAGATTTTATTATTGAAAAAAAACTTGTTGATTATATTTATAAAGTAGAAGATCTAATAGAGTTAAAAGGTGATTCTTATAAATCAAAAAGAAATGAGATAAATAAATTTAAAAAGATTTATCCAGATCATAGAATTGAAATTTTAAACAAAGAAAAACATGGTGCAGCAGTATTAGCTTTATTTAATAAATGGGTAAAAGATAGAACAACTTATATGCCAAAAGAAGAAGTAGAAGTTTTTATGGATGGTATATATTTTGAAAGATTTGCTATAAAAAGATTAATAAATGATTATGATAATCTTGATATCATTGGACTTGTTATTTATATAAACGATGAAATAAAAGGTTTTACAGTAGGTGATCAAATAAATGAACAAACAGCAAGTGTAATTATCGAGAAAACTGATTTCGAAATACTTGGTTGTGCACAATTTATATTTAGGGAGTTCACAAAAATCTTAAAAGATAAATTTAATGTGGATTATATAAATGTGGGTGATGATATGGGATTTGAAAATTTAAAAAAAGTAAAAATGTCATATAGACCAAATAAATTAGTACCAAAGTACACTATTTACCAAAGATGA
- a CDS encoding HD domain-containing protein, producing the protein MINHKIIDYIFTSASIQRWNDYPRMVELVELDKQAHKFIIAYFIAKLEDDINYTHLIEAGIFEFLRRVVVTDIRPDVFRNALQKKSKEINAWVIEKLHDSIKDIDGGNFLKKFQEYLENPEMYKKERFINKAASYLATKWEFSIVYQTSAFLNDVEDVKKSVEEELEDYYELIGVRKIALNKKLSKIVDLSGRLRFQKRWSQTPRIPETSVLGHMLIVALFGYFYSLDVNACDKRLQNNFYTALFHDLPEALTRDIISPVKYCVDDLSEIISEYEIIKIEDDIMPNVPEKIKEEFSYLLGLYDGIKDEFLDKINEDSIQIVNDSLASYNVDKYNAIDGKALKQCDKLSAFIEASLSISHGIKSKELVNGKKEIIKTLKTVQGVDFKEIATKIDLAFGTTGQTQVRMDFE; encoded by the coding sequence ATGATTAACCACAAAATTATAGATTATATTTTTACTTCAGCTTCAATTCAAAGATGGAATGACTATCCTAGAATGGTTGAATTAGTAGAATTAGATAAACAAGCTCATAAATTCATTATTGCATATTTTATTGCAAAACTTGAAGATGATATAAATTACACACACCTAATAGAAGCTGGGATATTCGAATTTTTACGACGAGTTGTTGTAACAGATATCAGACCTGATGTATTTAGAAATGCCTTACAAAAAAAATCAAAAGAGATAAATGCTTGGGTTATAGAAAAACTTCATGATTCTATAAAAGATATTGATGGTGGTAATTTTTTAAAAAAATTTCAAGAATATTTAGAAAATCCAGAGATGTACAAAAAAGAGAGATTTATAAATAAAGCAGCTTCATATCTTGCTACAAAATGGGAATTTTCTATTGTATACCAAACAAGTGCTTTTTTAAATGATGTAGAAGATGTGAAAAAAAGTGTTGAAGAAGAACTTGAAGATTATTATGAATTAATAGGGGTTAGAAAAATTGCCCTTAATAAAAAACTTTCTAAAATAGTTGATTTAAGTGGAAGACTTAGATTTCAAAAAAGATGGTCACAAACTCCTAGAATCCCTGAAACTTCTGTTTTAGGACATATGTTAATAGTTGCACTATTTGGATACTTTTATTCCCTTGATGTGAATGCTTGTGATAAAAGATTGCAAAATAACTTTTATACAGCACTTTTCCATGATTTACCAGAAGCATTAACAAGAGATATTATTTCTCCTGTAAAATATTGTGTTGATGATTTATCTGAAATCATTAGTGAATATGAAATCATAAAAATAGAAGATGATATCATGCCAAATGTTCCTGAAAAAATTAAAGAAGAATTTTCATATCTTTTAGGTTTATATGATGGCATAAAAGATGAATTTTTAGACAAAATCAATGAAGATAGTATACAAATTGTAAATGATAGTTTAGCATCATACAATGTTGATAAATATAATGCAATAGATGGAAAAGCCTTAAAACAATGCGATAAATTATCAGCTTTTATTGAGGCTAGTTTATCAATTTCTCATGGTATAAAATCAAAAGAGTTAGTAAATGGTAAAAAAGAAATTATAAAAACCCTTAAAACTGTTCAAGGTGTAGATTTTAAAGAAATAGCTACAAAAATCGACCTAGCATTTGGAACAACAGGTCAAACTCAAGTTAGAATGGACTTTGAATAA
- the folD gene encoding bifunctional methylenetetrahydrofolate dehydrogenase/methenyltetrahydrofolate cyclohydrolase FolD, with protein sequence MVILDGKALSAKIKEEVRVEVAEFVKNEQITPGLAVVLVGSDPASATYVNSKHKSCEAAGIYSEVHTKDETTTQEELLALIENMNNNPKLDGILVQLPLPKHIDTRTILEAINPLKDVDGFHPCNVGKMVSNLDSFLPATPFGVMRMFEEYGIELSGKNAVVIGSSDIVGKPMASLLINAKATVTVCNSRTKDLKAHTKDADIVVIAVGVPHLLKADMIKDGAVVIDVGINRLDTGKLTGDADFDDCKDKCSFITPVPGGVGPMTIGMLLKNTLKAAKLRDKRESK encoded by the coding sequence ATGGTTATATTAGATGGTAAAGCATTATCAGCAAAAATAAAAGAAGAAGTTAGAGTTGAAGTAGCAGAGTTTGTGAAAAATGAGCAAATCACTCCAGGACTTGCAGTTGTATTAGTTGGTAGTGATCCAGCAAGTGCAACTTATGTAAACAGCAAGCACAAATCATGTGAAGCAGCAGGTATTTATTCTGAGGTTCATACAAAAGATGAAACAACTACGCAAGAAGAGTTATTAGCGTTGATTGAAAATATGAATAATAACCCAAAACTTGATGGTATTTTGGTTCAATTACCACTTCCAAAACATATTGATACTAGAACTATTTTAGAAGCAATTAATCCTTTAAAAGACGTGGATGGTTTCCATCCTTGTAATGTAGGGAAAATGGTTTCAAATCTTGATTCATTTTTACCTGCAACTCCTTTTGGTGTAATGAGAATGTTTGAAGAGTATGGAATAGAATTAAGTGGCAAAAATGCAGTTGTTATTGGAAGTAGCGACATTGTTGGTAAACCAATGGCTTCACTTCTAATCAATGCAAAAGCTACAGTTACTGTTTGCAACTCACGAACAAAAGATTTAAAAGCTCATACAAAAGATGCTGATATTGTTGTTATTGCTGTTGGTGTTCCACACTTACTTAAAGCTGATATGATAAAAGATGGTGCAGTTGTTATTGATGTTGGTATTAATAGACTTGATACTGGTAAATTAACAGGTGATGCTGATTTTGATGATTGTAAAGACAAATGTTCATTTATCACTCCAGTTCCTGGTGGAGTTGGACCTATGACTATTGGAATGTTATTAAAAAATACTCTTAAAGCTGCAAAGTTAAGAGATAAAAGAGAAAGTAAATAA
- a CDS encoding GNAT family N-acetyltransferase, which translates to MKIEIATTSDIKELFFIEEELFFGDSAALTKAAFNYHLKRNIVYKLVVEEKIVAYILWLKRKNHYRLYSLAILKDFQGKGLGKFLLEFSLNNLDKDIFELEVRVSNLPAIKLYEKFGFEKVKILEKFYDDEDGMKMRLKR; encoded by the coding sequence ATGAAAATAGAAATTGCAACAACTTCTGATATAAAAGAGCTTTTTTTTATAGAAGAAGAACTTTTTTTTGGAGATAGTGCTGCTTTAACTAAAGCAGCTTTTAACTATCATTTAAAAAGAAATATAGTTTATAAGTTAGTAGTTGAAGAAAAAATTGTAGCTTATATTTTATGGCTTAAAAGAAAAAATCATTATAGGCTATATTCTCTTGCTATTTTAAAAGATTTTCAAGGAAAAGGCTTAGGTAAGTTTTTATTGGAGTTTTCTTTAAACAATTTAGATAAAGATATCTTTGAACTTGAAGTGAGAGTTAGTAATTTACCAGCTATAAAATTATATGAAAAGTTTGGATTTGAAAAAGTAAAGATTTTAGAAAAATTTTATGATGATGAAGATGGAATGAAGATGAGACTAAAGAGATAA